The Acidimicrobiales bacterium nucleotide sequence CGACCACCTTCTGGAACACCTCGTGCTCGGCCAGCAGGGCCCGACCCCGGATCACGCCCTGCTCCAGGCGGGTGGGCAGGTCGTCGATGTCGTCCAGGACGTGGACCAGGGCGGTGAAGAACCGGCCCACCTCCCAGGTCACGGCCTCCGACACCAGCTGCTCGCGGCCGCCCGGGAAGTGCCGGTAGACGGTGGCCCGGGCCACGCCCGCGGTGCGGGCCGCCTCCTCCACCGTGAGGCGGTCGAGGCCCGTGGTGCCGGCCACGTCCACGGCCGCGGCCAGGACCCGGGTCCGCAGGTCGTCCTCCCCGGCCTCGCTC carries:
- a CDS encoding TetR/AcrR family transcriptional regulator — encoded protein: MSEAGEDDLRTRVLAAAVDVAGTTGLDRLTVEEAARTAGVARATVYRHFPGGREQLVSEAVTWEVGRFFTALVHVLDDIDDLPTRLEQGVIRGRALLAEHEVFQKVVDTEPERLLPHLSQSAPLVQAAVRDHLRPLLERADLVPGTDPEEAADWLARNVLSFLMATGGWDLDDPAEVRRLVRDNLLVGILA